TGGTGGAGCATGAGGGTTCGCGCGGCGTGTTTCGCAGCGCGGCTTTTGCAGTGGGTGTGCTGGGGGCAGGCGTTGCCGGAGCGTATCTGCTTGGCTACGACCCTATTTTTGGCCTGCTTGTAGGAGCTATCTCGATTGGGGTCGTGCTGGTTATTTTGCGCGAAACGGAATTGAGCCGCTCGCGTTTCGGCCAGATCGTGCTCATTAGCGGAGCGATTGGCGAGTTTCTGACGATCCTGGCGCTCACGCTTTATAGCTTGCTGCGCCGCTATGGGCTTTCGCTTCCAATCCTTCTTGCTGTTGGTAAGCTCGCGCTGCTTCTTTTGCTCGGCTGGCTGGTCTTGCAAATCCTCGGTACGGTGGTCTGGTGGCATCCTCATCAGTTTCGACGGCTTGTGGCTTCTAACGATCCCGCCGAGCTTGGTGTGCGGGCGGCGCTGGCCTTGATGACGGTCTTTGCCGCGGCGGCTGTGTTGTTAGGAGTAGAGGAGGTGCTGGCGACCTTTATTGCCGGGGCGATCTTCGCGTTTGTCTTTCGTCATCAAGGGTCGCTGAGCGATAAGCTGGCGGCGGTGGCGCATGGCTTCTTTGTGCCTATCTTCTTCATCAATGTTGGGCTGGGGTTGCAGCTTTCAGGTTTGCGCAATCAGGGGACGCTGCTCTTGCTGCTGGAACTGCTTACCGCGTCATTGCTGGTGCGGGCGC
This genomic window from Ktedonobacterales bacterium contains:
- a CDS encoding cation:proton antiporter, translating into MSENQAISLLLFMAGAFLIPLLSKRIGLPAAACEMLYGALLGNLMPMMAQPDVFITALAHFGFILLLFLAGLEVDFVLVEHEGSRGVFRSAAFAVGVLGAGVAGAYLLGYDPIFGLLVGAISIGVVLVILRETELSRSRFGQIVLISGAIGEFLTILALTLYSLLRRYGLSLPILLAVGKLALLLLLGWLVLQILGTVVWWHPHQFRRLVASNDPAELGVRAALALMTVFAAAAVLLGVEEVLATFIAGAIFAFVFRHQGSLSDKLAAVAHGFFVPIFFINVGLGLQLSGLRNQGTLLLLLELLTASLLVRALAMPLLKLTGLGWKAACAGALLLSAPLTMQVAVAQVGVSLGVFDAGSTLSVLGASVVGAVIFPALFRPLARRLLTQPTGSARVVSGPPAAAPPLAHFSSGSLD